The window ATTGTGCGGAGTGGAACGAAGGTGAACAGAGAGGTGTTCGAGTCGTCAGGTGGAAGGTTAAAAGTAGTTGGAAGAGCTGGTGTTGGTATTGATAATGTGGATCTTGCTGCTGCTACTGAACATGGATGTCTCGTTGTTAATGCACCTACGGCTAATACTGTTGCTGCTGCTGAACATGGAATCGCTTTGCTTACTGCTATGTCGAGGAATATTGCTCAAGCTGATGCTTCCGTTAAAGCTGGTTAGTAGTATATGTTAGCTTAATTTGGTTTCATTATCTATATAAATGACGGTGTATGGAGATATAATTTGTTTCGTTTGAGTATGAGATTGTTTTTACGAGAGTTTGATTACAATATCATTGCTATGGTGTTGTAGAGTAGATCGGATCTATATTGTATATTAAATCTAGTTATAATGGTGTTCAATTATCATAGACAGAAtttccaaatatatatatatatatatatatatatatatatatatatatatatatatatatatatatattggttgaGGGATGGGATGCAGATCAAAATTTTATGTCCTTTGTCTGAAACCTTGGCGTATGTCTAAACTGCTATTTGTTTTTTATATCTATATAATGTATGCAGATCTTTTCTGAATCTAATTTGTTCCGTAAGTGTGAATAGATGTAGTTTAAATATGATATTATGACTAAAAATCATTGCTATGCAGCTACGGTTTTTATAGTAGATCGGATCTATGTTAAATTGATCGAAACGATTTAGTTCCTATGTTAATGAGGATATCCGCCAATCTGTGTGTCATAGTACGAGTGTTAATGGCTTGGTGAGGCGCACTCAAACTAGTACAGGCTTGCACCTGGCCTTGCTTAGGGGGCGCTTCATTTCTAGGCACTAAAAAATGCTGGCCAGAAAAGTATAATTTTTGTTGGCAAGGTCATAAAGTGACATATGAAACGAaggaaaataatttgaaaattttTGCTATTGTTAGAAAAAGGAAATTGGAGATTTCATATGAGAAAACTAGTTGCTAAACCTTTATTAGATTTTAAGCTACATCTTTGATGTGAACAAAAAATTCAGAATGATTTTGGACttattgcatgattttgttttcaAATATTTCACTAAATTGTAGTAGTAGTTTTTTCGGTTCTTTCCATATACATTTTTTCTTGTGTTTAGAGTTATTATTATTGTGCATgattctattttctttttaaattctTTTGATCTTTCTTTACTCGCGTTTTAATTTACACTTTTCTAGGCTTTTTCGTCTTTGACAATACTGTGTGTTACCTGTTGCAATTACCTTGTGTTAAAACTGCATTCTTAGTCTCATTCACTTTTTTATTGGGACTCTGAAATGTATAGTAAGCGTGGTGAATGATGAAAGTTTATGTGGACATCTCTTCTAATAATCAATCTTGAAGAAACAGGAAGGTCTAACATAATCAGCAGCAACCTCTTTTTGGTCTCATTGCTGTTGCATCACATCTGGCTGATTTTTCTTCCACAACCCTTTTCCCCTTCTAAGTGTACGTCATATTTGGATTACAAACCCTCAATTAAGACTTGCTGGGTCGCTGCCTAGGCAAAGACCATAACGCCAGTTCTGTATTTATCTTTGCTACTTTGTTCATATGTGTATTGATGTAGGTTGATAATATTAATTGCAATTATAGCATTTTTGTGGCTGCTAGTATTTCTTCAATCATCCTAGTTGGTTTTGTATCCGGAGATCATAACCTCTGAAACTTTACCATGATATGGTTTCCAGGGAAGTGGCTGAGAAACAAATATGTTGGTGTCTCCTTAGTTGGCAAAACACTTGCTGTGATGGGTTTTGGAAAGGTTGGATCAGAAGTTGCCAGGCGAGCTAAGGGGCTTGGCATGCATGTTATTGCTTATGATCCATATGCCCCTGCTGATCGCGCACGTGCCATTGGGGTGGAGCTTGTTAGCTTTGATGAAGCCATTGCTTCTGCAGATTTTATCTCACTTCACATGCCCCTTACTCCTGCAACTAACAAGATCCTAAATGATGAAACTTTTGCAAAGATGAAAAAGGGAGTACGAATTGTAAACGTTGCTCGTGGAGGAGTGATTGATGAAGAGGCTTTGGTCAGAGCACTTGATGCAGGAATTGTAGCACAGGTCCTGGCATACATCACACACTTACTTTTGAAACTGCTTCTTTCTGTGTATTTCGCTTATATTCATGTCTGTCTGACAATTGAGAGTCTGAAACCAATATTTACTTTCCAGCTTTGTTGTCCAGTACTGGATTAAACTATAAAATAGGCTTTCTCGTATAGCTTTATCTGTATTGACGTAAAAATAGATTTGCAGGCAGCACTTGATGTCTTCACTGTGGAGCCACCAAAGGATAGTAAGTTGGTTCTACATGAGAATGTAACTGCAACTCCTCATCTTGGTGCTAGTACTATGGAAGCTCAGGTAGCTTGATGTCCGCATTTGTTTCACACTTTTTGTACCAGTTGATACATGTCTTAGTACTGTTTGAACCTCTTGTTCAGGAAGGGGTGGCCATTGAGATAGCAGAAGCTGTTGTTGGAGCTTTGAATGGAGAGCTTGCAGCTACTGCTGTCAATGCTCCAATGGTGCCTGCTGAGGTAAATGTGCTGAATATTTACTGGTTATAATCCCTTTATTATATTTGTTCAAATAATAGAGGCTCAGTACATTGCCTTCAACTGCATTAGCCTGCCCACTTAGTTAATTCTTGCCTGTTTCAAGTTGACCAGTTATTCATAATTGTAGAAGGTCTCCTCCCAACTTATAGATAAGtgcgttgttttttttttttctttttcttttttccatatTGTATTTTGAGGAAGGGGCCTTGGAAGATTAGTTTGGACTTGTGGTTAAAGGAAATATCATTTCTACCTCTCTATAATGCAGGTGCTTTCCGAGCTGAAGCCTTTTGTTGCACTGGCTGAAAAACTTGGTAGACTTGCTGTCCAACTAGTGGCAGGTGGGAGTGGTGTGAAATCAGTGAAAGTAACCTATGGTTCAGCTAGAGCACCTGATGATCTTGACACAAGATTGCTTCGGGCCATGATAACTAAGGGATTGATTGAGCCTATTTCCAGTTCTTTTGTGAACTTGGTAAATGCAGATTTCACTGCTAAACAGAGGGGGCTAAGAATAGCTGAAGAAAGATTTCTTCTAAATGGTTCGCCAGAAAGTCCTCTCGAGTTCATTCAGGTTCAGATTTCCAGTGTGGACTCCAAGTTTGCCAGTGCTCTTTCTGACTCTGGAGAGATTAGAGTCGAAGGAAGGGTTAAAGATGGAATCCCTCATTTGACTAAAGTTGGATCTTTTGAAGTGGATGTGAGCTTGGAAGGCAGCCTCATTCTCTGCAGACAGGTTGATCAGCCAGGAATGATCGGAAAGGTGGGTAGCATCTTATCTGAGGAAAATGTGAATGTAAGTTTCATGAGTGTTGGAAGGATTGCTCCAAGGAAGCACGCTGTTATGGCTATTGGGGTGGACGAGCAACCAACCAAGGAGGCATTGAAGAGGATTGGGGAAATTCCTGCTGTTGAGGAGTTTGTTTACCTTAAGATATAGGCACTGTCAGATTTTCTGTCTGAATTCTCTATGAATCCaattttggtattgttgtttgtcTACAAGTAGTTTAATCTAGGATACAAAATAATTTGGATATGAAATTAGAAGTGTACTGCATTTGAGTTGTCAATTGGTTTGACAATCTTTTTTCGGCTTTACAGGGGTTGAGCATTGGATTTTTCTTCCGTCAAACTTGTCTTTTATAATATGTTTTATTAGTTATTATTTATCATTGGCCACATTTGTTTTAGGGGAATTTGATATGGACGCAGTTTCCTTAGTTCAGTTGAGGGAGTTTGATGAGAGCACAAGCTATAAAGTGTCAATTACATACATTCTTTTAGCAGATAATAATGGTTCTGGGACCATGAATGATATGTTCCTGCAGGAAAGGGCGACCAATTGGTGACTCCTAATTCTTGTAGCTAATGAGTAACCTGCACGGGCTGACAACTCTTCCTTCAATAGAGGTAACCTTAATTATAGTGGAAgttaaagaagaaagaaaggtagaGGGAAGAATAAGTACCGCAAATGGAAGTCCAGAGGGAGTTGGAAATGTGCAGTACAGCCATGTCCGCAAGTTGAGAAAGGGTGTGGAGATAGCAGAGAATAACTGGAGAGCGTTGAACAAGAAATCTAATGTCACCTtacattttaaattttttattatcATTCCTATGCTCTAGCACAATTTAAAGGTTCAAAAATGCCCTTAAACTATGTGAAATTAAACAAAAATGTCATCCGTTCATAGTTTGGTCTAAAACTGCTCTTAAACTAATACTTAAATGGGTCAAAAATGCCCCTATTGTTACTTAATTGGATCAAAAATGTccttttcctaaaaaaaaatcttttcttttaaattcccTTTTAACTAATAAAAAAGTGGGAGGTGATTTTTGTCTTCTTAATCTcattttattaataaaaataaaactaCCCCATGTACTTTTTTAACtaataatatatatcatatattcatatataagATCATAGTAATCCCACCATTAATTTTCATTTAGATAACGATAAAATTCTTTTTcctaataaaatagaaaatatttttatttcttaatctTTTCCGAATTGATGTAGGATAAGCTTTTGCTGATGTAATCCTTGATTTTGAAGTTAAAATGAAAAAGTATCAACAATAACtccattgatgatattttaaagATATTTTGTGATTTGAAGCAATGTAATAAATTTTCGTGTTTTATGGCATTATGATTGTTAAGATAAACGTAATAGGTTCGATGCCAAAAATCTTAAAATTGAACCCATAGAGtttaaattctggatccgcctatGATCTTCCTCCTTATGGTTTCAGTTACAGAATTTGAAGTGgcttttgaattaaaaaaaaaaaaaaaaaaaaaacgtattcCAGTATATATATACTCATGATATCAACAACTTTGAAGAGAAGGCTCATTCATTGGGGACGTTGATGCCAAAAAGAATGAGCGTGAGCATTTTGATTAATTCTTTAGGCTCTGATGATAATTACTTGAATGAGCCTTTACTTGGGCATAAAAAATTCGACTATAATAATTAGGTATTTATGTACGAATGATGCTCTTATAATTTAGGTTTATTTGATGACGCTTATTTTTGGTGGGTTGTAATATTATTATCCCCTTTTTATACGCTTTATATTTATATTACTTGGAGTTATCTTGCTGCAAATTTCCTTTTATTGGGAGGCTTCTCATCTGAGTTCTCAATGGGCAAAATAGTTAGGTGTGATTCCATTTGTTTGTAATTTTGATGTTATCCCTTTGTGCATGATGTGCAATGAAATAATTATCCCGCTGATTTGCTAACTATTTTCTCTCCATAAGGACTTACTTTGCCCTTTGTTTCGCATATAATTCATCATTTTCATAAATttgcatttttttaattaaagttttACTTTATAAACCAAGTGCATCAAAAATCAGTAATTGATATGGGTATACACGCGCATCGCGTGTGCTCAAATCATTATTTAATTAGTGAATGCAAgttaattttctttttatttaatcTGAGAAGTTATTTCTAAATCGAAACAAACCATCCTACTTTTGAATATTCTCTGTTTGCAGGTTTTGCGAAATACATATTTCTTCGTATTTTTGTTAATTTTGCTGAAGATATTTACATGCATTTATTAAATTTAAAGTAAaattcatttacatattcatacCATTAAAAACTATATTATCTTAATTAGCATCAAGATATTTATTTCTTGAAACTACGCGTCCTGCTATTATGAATTTTGTTTAATGAATGAAATTTAAATGGTAAAATCGGTATTCTAATTTCAACATTTTatattttataatttaaaatcTTTTAAAATATATAGTATAAATTTGGCCAAATGCATAACCAGTCCCTTAAAGTTGTCACAATTTTTCATTTTGACATTTTAATTAACCATATTTTTTATTGGACATCTAAAGTATCTTCACAATGTGCCGTAAACCCCTCTCTGACAAGCGACCAAAAGTTACCGGCAATATCCTTGGTTCcatttcccaaaaaaaaattgacccCTTCCGGAGCTTATTAGCCGGTGCAATTTGAACAGCTCCTTTAAACCGGAGGTAGAGCTTTTTCTCGGAAAAATATTTTCAGTAAGATGGAGTTACAAATCAGGTAATGAACAGATTGGACTGTTTTATGATGCAGTGGTTATTGGTAGTGAGATGATACCAATTATCCTCTTTGACATCATTGATCCTTGTTGTCTCTCGGTTTATCTCTGTATTCCACCAGATGTGGCATTTGGGCCCGGATGTTCATAATTTctatgttgttgatgaaaataAATGGTAAAGGAAGAGAGAAAAATTTGTCAAGTGTTTCTGCAAGGGTGAACAGTGAAGAGGCTGTTTTGATGGCCGATGAAGGATAGGTGGTGGCGAGAGAGAGGATTAGGTTGTGCAGGTGGTTGAAGGGGGAGATGGTGGAAGGATAAGgagaaataaattaaaaaatcttTTTCCCACGCGCTTGAGTATGGTGTGACTCACCGTGATTTGCCATGTCATCAGTTTGTGTTTAATAGACACACATTTATTAAAGTTGAAGTGTTCAATAGGAAACATCGTTAGTGGAAGTATCAAAATGAAAAATTGTGATAACTTTAAGGGGTTGTTTATGCATTTGgcctataaattttataaaaatgatAGACTAGTACCTAAAAAAATGTGTATAAGATGCATAACATTCGTTAAACCTGGTGTTGATAGCAATATTTGATATTTATACCACTTCGAACTAATTTAGAGAAGTGATAGAATCCTGCAAATTTAAAGCGTTCAATTGGAAAAAACGGCTAAGTTTGAGGGCTTTGTATGTATTATCCCTAAAAATGACAACTATTTTACTTTTTTCAACTTTAACCTCAAATAATATACGGAGGTAATGGAATCCTGCAAATTTTAAAGTGTTTAATTGGAAAAAGGGCCTAAGTTTGAGGGCTCTGTATGTATTATTATCCCTAAAAATGACAACTACTTCACTTTTTCCAACTTTAACCTCAAATAGCTTTTTTGCCCAATTTCAACTGCAATTATTTGTCCAAGATTTGCATGTGATGACCTGCTGCTTTCAAATGCCAAACTTGCCGTTACATACAAAATACAAGTCCACCTATCTGCATACCACTATGTCATAACTCTCTATCTCTTCTGTTTACCCCgtttttggataatcaattaaatttatgaattaggtataagatatgtggctATATCTTAAACTTATTTGATGAGGAAAAGTAATATATGAGTATGCTATAAGGAGAAGTCGGCTATCAATGATTTGCTATGGACGCGCGTTCCTATTAGCTCACAAGCGTTATTTGATTTAAGAAGTATGCGGAATAAACGCGACAAATGGGGAACAAATCTGATGTAAGAGAGAGATTTTgcatatattttgctattacatgaATGCTTGATCAGTTGAAGCCAACCCTCtaaaaggaggacaatgccccttatttatagtgttgccccatgggcttcatacaacataaaaaataatataataaagaaaaagttctgagttggattaggttgggttaggtagaccgtacggtctgacacccgtacgattggcagttgaacacagcaggacgtcatcgacgtgtggcaaccgcgcaacggatctcccggaccaccggccacggtcaaacggacatacggcctcgGACAACCGGTCACCGAAGAACCGGACCAACTGACGCCCTTCCTTGGCTCAGGTCCAAGCGTTTCCCCGGTTCAGAATgggagccttcatgcacgttcttCCCCCTTTCTCTCCTCAGCCTTCGGTCTCACTGGTTTAACGTATAcctggtttttaccgtatacagatagtccccacacttcctggATCGTAGATTTCTCGGAGTGACggggagtggatgaatcaagaaatcgTCGACTCCGTTTGTCCGtagttatcttctcattttggcgggaacggttgcgtcacGTCTTCTTTCcatcggccacgtgtcatatcccggatggtccgctctgacaaccgccgcacgcacgtcgtttcaagtcatccctcattaattatgggacacgtggcgccTCCTGATTGGCCGAAAACCGTAACCGCCTAAACCCCATAACTATAAAACGTCCATTAACCCTTCATTTTTCCATTTGAACACCTTTCAAATCTTCAACTCATTTCCTCTCTACCTTGGATTTTTTCGTTTCATTTCTTCGTCTTCATCACATCTGCTCATCTTCTATACCAAGTCTGTTGCTGATTCATCGCTTACTCTACGCAAAAGGAAGCAACTTTGCTCATCCCTTACACTAATCTGCTGCTGTTCATTGTTGATTCTCGTCTTCTGACTTCTCCTATATTGTCTGTTCCTTTATTACCCTTCATTTTCTTTAACTCCTCTTTCGAATccattcaacttcttcttttcatatttccaGATGTCTGAAACAACgtcccatgatattccctcggtttcatctcaaggaaccgaggCTGCCTCTCCTTCTAAGGCAAATGGCTCCTTCGAGCCCACGGcctcggatatcataccggccaaaaccaatttcaacaaagacttagaggtcgaaaaaccttcctccgtatccgacagagggtatgatgtgagacgatacccctcctccattaccgaggataggcTTGACCTTTTCCGGTCCGACTGCGGATGGGACAATCGCCCGGTTCGAGTTTTTGCCCCTGGGCCTGATGAGTCAGTCATCGACCATCGGGAGGGTTTTTTGTATGTCTATACTTATcccttcactctcaagctcgatccTCCGGTAGATCCGGTTATcttggacatgtgccggacctatgacGTGACCTTGGCGCaaattggtccgatcgtttggagggtcgtagcatgcctccggttgttggccaacaatgccaggaaggagctcacgctggcccacctgatacgcctatactccccgaggctgttccggggtggcaTGATAAAACtcgccaagcgcagccggaatccatttttctcaaagATGGATGAAGACTGAGACAGGGGCTGGCTGGAGCGATATGTCTGGGCGATGACCGATGACATCATTCCGGCCGATTACATGCCCTTCCTGgagaagtggaacaacaagcgtaagtctgAACCCTTAAGTGATTGCTTTTGTACGTTCCGTCAAATTTTGACCCCACTTTCTTaccgttttttttttctttttctttttttttaattagccAATGGGTACATTCCTCCGGTCGTTCGGAACCTGAGCGAATGGGTCACCGCACTTCTGAGTCAATATGTTCACGATAACCGGACGTGGGGCCACTTGTCACGTGGctgatgggtcgcccagaaccatggTAGTATTTTGCTTCGTCCTTTGTTCACTGCACCTTCTGCCATCCGTATTCATTGCGTCTTTTGACTTTCAGGTTTACCCAAAGGCTCGGTGGATCTCAGGCCAGAGTCGGCTGCCGAACCCACAACATCGGCACCCGAGTTTGActcagcgggtgcatctcgtgCCCTTGCTGCTGCCAAAAGGAAGAGGCCCTCGAAGAGAGGGAAAaagtcgaagaagagggcgaggagcgtcgctCGGACCTTACGGGATAAAACAGAACCCGATATCATTATTCGAAGAGTCGATGCCGATTCTCCCGTGGCTCCGATCCCAGAGAAGGTTGTCGccgttccaccccttccttctGCTGCCGAAGGACTTCTGGTTCCGGTCTCacacacaggtgcggaagaaattctttccccggctcctctaaggtcgattgactttgtcgacatttcaggtgaaacctCTTCTAAAGAAGCTCCCCTGCAAAAGACAAGGAGGTCCGGGGAGGCGGCCGCTGCTGAAATtggtcaaaggactgagccggtcccgGAGATCGAAGTCCCCACTGTCGTTCACCTGACGCCTGAGCATGAGCCTGCTGCAACTACGGAACCCCCGACCTTTGCTGAAGATACGGAGGCTGCTCCCAGTTCCTCTATTCCGGCTCCGAGACCTGACGAGTTCAAGGACATGTTCTCGGGCACTCCCCCCCGTATCGACGAAGCTGCGGGATTTGGGcatctccctattcctcgggccacgaggtcagCCAGCCGGACCTCCGAATCTGGGGCTAGGGACAACTTGGTGTGTATTTTTCCAGCCCCAAgtgtggagccgaggagaacaaGATCGGTTACGGTCACCGTCCCTGAAGACTgtagctttctttctcgcccggtgggcgtggcgagctatttgaggcctcttgtctcggattcggacaaacgcaagatgaccggggtctcctggcagtgccttatgaacgagggtatgcatgcgggcaaacGGGTAAGATCTTTAGCCATCTTTGCATAACTTCATTGAGAGTTTCCACTTTGTTTTGTCCAAGTTTTTAAtttgcttcatttgcagagtgtggtgcttgtcaacgaagccttcgtccgcgcccagcaagagatggacgatcttaagggccaactcgatgcccagggccgggaaacggagaagtatCTGTACCTCCTTCAGGAGAAAGAGGAGGAGTTGAACCGGGCGGtcgctctttccaacctccgacccaAGCTTGATGCGGCAAAGGCCGAAAACTGTCTGTTGAAGAGTGAGCTGGCCGCAATGACCGAATATAATCAgagtctcgaagctgacaagatcggccttaccCGGGACAacgctcaaatttcctcgaggcttggtgagctcgaaccactttctcccaactccggggggagctggatctGGTGAAGTCCGATGCTGCAgtcttggccgagaggaatcggaTGCTCGAATCGGAGAGTGCCCGATACAAGGAGTGTGCGAGGGTTTTTGAAGAGAAGGCGGAGATGAGGGCCCGGATGTGCGATGATCTGAAAAGGAGACGGCCGATGCCAATGACACTCTCCAGGACGAGCTTGAATCGGCCATCCAAACGCAGAATATTCTTGGAGAGTCTCGGGATGCTCTAGCGgcgaagttagcccaggccgagacTGATTTGGACGAGGCTTTGAAGAGCgtcgaggccgccgaggctcaggcTACTATTGTTGCTGAGTACGAGAAATGAAAGTCTCAGAGGATtactcttgagcaagccgagcagaGCTTTACTGATCTTCCTGCCCTTATTGCCGAGGCTAAAAGGGTCGAGGGAGAGGCTAAGGATGCTCTTGGTTCTTACTCCGATGACTCTGAGTGGATAGAGTACGAGCGCtctggctccagccattccgggtagattagggcctgtacttggcttttatctttttattttttgcctttgtaggactttggttTTTTGATGTAAAAACACTCCTCGTATAAATGAAAAGTGCCTCTTTCTTGTTTCTTTGTTTGAATGTTCGCTATTATTTTTGCCCGAGTCGTTGATCCGTTTCAAGGACAAGTTGACTCGTAGTCATTAGTTCATTGTGCCCGTAATACTTAcctaatgctttgtgaattcagatgcCTCCATATCATGATAGGCATTtccttagggccggtatttttctgGGCACCCGGATCTCAGCCTTGGCTGAATTTTGGCTTTACGGTCCCCGTTTGGGGAGGTTAGAAAATTTCAGCTGGGATcgttgtgaccttgttgccttagTCGAATTTTTTAACGATTTTGGCTTAGTTCTCTATGACCTTGTCTCCTTTGTCCAATTTTTTAACGATTTTGGCTTGGTTCCCtatgaccttgtcgcctttgtcgaatttcgaccatggtgcccggtatagggcgtgtgaatgaagtaatgccgaaatacggcTGTTATCACCGGGGTAAAGTCTTTTAACAGGAAGATAACCGAGATATTGCTGCCCAAACTATCAATAATTTTGTATTGCAAAGTGTTTGTATacatgagattttttttttccttctgcctttgccgtagcaagtgctaaatggacacgattcattttgatcgtttggtccttacaccgaaacctataGCAGAAGGTCCGTCcttgcctttgccgtagcaaacactcggtagacacgattcattttgatcgtttggtccttacaccggaACCTAACATTTTTGACCCGATTTTGCTTGCTGAGGGCGGCCTCCGGAGTGGGTGTGTTAGTcccctagctcttagccgagctgcaagatcgggtgagtgctattaaatCCCCATTCGTTGGGTATGACCCCGATAGTCCGGACGTTTGTCCTTtatctttgtcaagtaacacgttgtacttgttgcctcattaaaaaccttgtcgaaaaacccattttggaacaaaaccgtactaaggaaaagagtgcaacacgtgttttcagatttagATTCCTTTCTTTGCCTGGTACTCggtttcctgcaaaaaagaaaggtcaAAATAAAGAAACATGGGGTATTTttacctcagcagtagtatcttttcaggtgagccacattccagttattgcgcagccgttgcccatccatggactccagctggtatgattCTTTACCcattacctcggttatcttgtaaggtccttcccagttcgggcccagttttccttcgttgggattcttggtgttcaaggttaCTTTTCGGAGCACCAAGTCCCCCGCTTGGAAATGACAAAAATTGGCtctccggttgtagtacctttccactctctgtttctgggctgcaatacggaccaacgcgttttcgcgaagctcatccgtgaggtcgagtcttacggccatggcctcctcgtttgactcctcggtcgtGTATCGgaaccggagagtcggttcaccaacttctacggggataagagcttcagccccgtagaccaacgagaagggAGTCTTCCCAGTGCTCGATTTCGATGTGGTTttgtaagcccataatacctctggtaatatttctctccaatgatgctttgatgcttcaagtcttttcctcaggttttggattattgttttgttcgtggattccgcctgtccgtttgcactcgggtgatacggagttgatacaattttcttgatcttcaacccttcgaggaatttGTTGACTTTGCCGCCTACGAACCGgggcccgttatcacaagttatctcggcggggatgccgaagcgacagatgatgtgatcccatatgaagtcaatgacctccttttctctgattttttcaaaggcctgcgcttcaacccatttggagaaataatcagtcataaacaaaataaaacgggttttacctggtgcccatggtaatggaccgacgatgtccatcccccacttcatgaagggccagagtgacaccaccgaatgcaacaactccccgggctgatgaatcatcggagcatgcctctgacacccgtcGCATTTACGAACAAAATTCCTCGAGTCCTCCTCCATCTGGTTCCactaataaccggccctgatgatctttcggaccagagcatcagcaccggaatgattgccgcaggttccttcgtgcacctctctcatcacatactccgtctctccgg is drawn from Lycium barbarum isolate Lr01 chromosome 8, ASM1917538v2, whole genome shotgun sequence and contains these coding sequences:
- the LOC132606503 gene encoding D-3-phosphoglycerate dehydrogenase 1, chloroplastic-like: MTTINFSIKPSLSWKSHLSSTSPFTASSPRHVIHHRQTHSRFIIFATSSKPTVLVAEKLGEAGLTLLKQFADVDCSYSLTPQELNAKISLCDALIVRSGTKVNREVFESSGGRLKVVGRAGVGIDNVDLAAATEHGCLVVNAPTANTVAAAEHGIALLTAMSRNIAQADASVKAGKWLRNKYVGVSLVGKTLAVMGFGKVGSEVARRAKGLGMHVIAYDPYAPADRARAIGVELVSFDEAIASADFISLHMPLTPATNKILNDETFAKMKKGVRIVNVARGGVIDEEALVRALDAGIVAQAALDVFTVEPPKDSKLVLHENVTATPHLGASTMEAQEGVAIEIAEAVVGALNGELAATAVNAPMVPAEVLSELKPFVALAEKLGRLAVQLVAGGSGVKSVKVTYGSARAPDDLDTRLLRAMITKGLIEPISSSFVNLVNADFTAKQRGLRIAEERFLLNGSPESPLEFIQVQISSVDSKFASALSDSGEIRVEGRVKDGIPHLTKVGSFEVDVSLEGSLILCRQVDQPGMIGKVGSILSEENVNVSFMSVGRIAPRKHAVMAIGVDEQPTKEALKRIGEIPAVEEFVYLKI